The Gammaproteobacteria bacterium genome has a window encoding:
- the dinB gene encoding DNA polymerase IV, which produces MSQLSEQRTILHVDMDAFFASVEQRDNPELRGKPIIVGGSGPRGVAAAASYEARKFGVRSAMPTREALRRCPQLICVSGRMSVYQEVSKQIFKIFQDFTPQVQGVSVDEAYLDVTGCLRLHGSAMAIAKQIKQRIKAETQLTASIGIAPNKLVAKIASDLEKPDGIVEIRQHELPQRLDDLPVKVIPGIGKVTLPKLQHLNIHTMQDLRLANPDKVRHVFGKYTQRMQNKAAGIDQRQVREGDADKSISHEITFDRNIGEPGMLMRHLQRLSDKTATRLRTKQYLAATLQIKLRTPDFQTFTRQTRMHPASADSSVLLNVAKQLLERWLQANPGAKLRLLGVGVSQLSESSQLDLFAENSTSGMEPHKPQGRPKSLDETMDDIKAKFGKEAIKHGQSVNLSYTERETNKIDKDDTP; this is translated from the coding sequence ATGTCTCAACTTTCTGAACAACGCACCATATTGCACGTGGACATGGACGCGTTTTTTGCCTCGGTTGAACAACGCGATAATCCGGAATTACGCGGCAAGCCGATAATCGTTGGCGGGAGCGGACCGCGCGGAGTAGCCGCCGCAGCGAGTTACGAGGCACGCAAGTTCGGCGTGCGCTCGGCCATGCCCACCCGCGAGGCGCTGCGCCGGTGTCCGCAACTGATCTGTGTGTCCGGTCGTATGTCGGTGTATCAGGAAGTCTCTAAACAGATTTTCAAAATATTCCAGGACTTCACCCCGCAAGTGCAAGGCGTTTCGGTGGATGAGGCCTATCTGGATGTGACTGGTTGTTTGCGTCTGCATGGTTCGGCCATGGCGATTGCCAAGCAAATCAAACAACGCATTAAAGCCGAGACCCAACTCACCGCATCAATCGGCATTGCGCCAAACAAGTTGGTGGCCAAGATCGCTTCCGACCTGGAGAAACCGGATGGCATCGTCGAGATCCGGCAACACGAATTACCACAACGCCTCGACGATCTGCCGGTCAAAGTAATTCCGGGGATTGGTAAAGTCACATTGCCTAAATTACAACACCTGAATATTCACACCATGCAAGACCTGCGTTTGGCTAATCCGGATAAAGTGCGTCACGTATTCGGTAAATACACACAGCGCATGCAAAATAAAGCCGCAGGTATCGATCAACGCCAGGTGCGCGAGGGTGATGCGGATAAAAGTATTAGTCACGAAATTACCTTTGATCGAAACATTGGCGAACCGGGAATGTTGATGCGGCATTTGCAACGACTCAGCGATAAAACCGCCACCCGATTGCGCACCAAACAATACCTTGCCGCTACGCTGCAGATCAAATTACGTACTCCGGATTTTCAGACCTTTACCCGCCAGACCAGAATGCATCCGGCCAGTGCCGATTCCAGTGTGTTACTGAATGTTGCCAAACAATTACTTGAGCGATGGTTACAGGCCAATCCCGGGGCCAAATTACGTTTACTGGGTGTGGGGGTGTCACAGTTATCGGAATCGTCCCAGCTCGATCTGTTTGCCGAAAATTCTACCTCTGGAATGGAACCACACAAGCCTCAAGGGCGTCCAAAAAGCCTGGATGAAACCATGGACGACATCAAGGCAAAGTTTGGAAAAGAGGCTATAAAGCATGGCCAAAGCGTGAATTTATCTTATACTGAGCGTGAGACCAACAAGATCGACAAGGATGATACGCCTTAA
- a CDS encoding DUF4136 domain-containing protein: MGLVAIIGLSACASTPKTDFDPSADFSQYRTFQWQYSENSTARELADPVYDSPLFEKKLEAAVANLMLDRGFEGSDTPDMYLTYHMADAKRKNYPVNFAIGYGRYSRHSYWNIYAPRLRDLQRDEVLVIVDALDANTQELVWRGWTKTQRRSRPHSQSDMDRLAGKILAGFPPQ, translated from the coding sequence ATGGGCTTAGTTGCTATCATAGGCCTCTCGGCCTGTGCCAGTACACCCAAGACCGACTTTGATCCCAGCGCCGATTTTTCGCAATATCGCACTTTTCAGTGGCAATATTCAGAAAATTCCACCGCTCGGGAATTGGCCGATCCGGTCTATGACAGCCCGCTATTCGAGAAAAAGCTCGAAGCTGCAGTCGCCAACCTCATGCTTGATCGAGGTTTTGAAGGCAGTGACACGCCGGACATGTATTTGACTTACCACATGGCCGATGCCAAACGTAAAAACTATCCTGTGAATTTTGCTATTGGTTATGGTCGTTACAGCCGTCATTCTTACTGGAATATTTACGCTCCGCGTTTACGCGACTTGCAGCGTGACGAGGTTCTGGTCATTGTTGATGCATTGGATGCCAATACCCAGGAGTTAGTCTGGCGTGGCTGGACTAAAACCCAACGCCGCAGTCGCCCGCACTCCCAATCCGATATGGATCGCTTGGCGGGAAAAATTCTGGCGGGTTTTCCACCGCAGTAA
- a CDS encoding DUF4286 family protein, translating into MQLIKSTPRLPKAQPVIYEVTLTIDVEVIDEFDEWLQKHVEEMLAIPGFVSASISVVDNQDENNRQRCVQYRLSDQAALDSYIDKDAERMRAQGLEKFGEKISAQRRVLTIAQAATAQDMCCANCGTQLEGRFCSSCGQREEPRVPTMMSVVREFTNAAFGLESRLWRTILLLIFKPGRLTADYLAGKRQSYTSPLRIYLLFSIVTFAYFAFVGNSVIQDLNTSTSGMTFNLDEKDINISSGLLSPEMDEKIKQRTIEISKEIEEHGFAAITQHIFQILPTALLVFLPVIALVFKILYLGSGKYYVEHLVYLLHNHALVFVIILITAAVSKVSSSFEIMGLPATIFINLLWFVYLPYYFYRSMRLVYARSRWITIASFILIQFVYLVMFSLMLLITTIYAGYTFS; encoded by the coding sequence ATGCAGCTGATCAAATCCACCCCCAGGCTACCTAAAGCGCAACCAGTGATCTATGAAGTCACGCTCACGATTGATGTGGAGGTGATTGATGAGTTCGATGAGTGGTTACAAAAGCATGTAGAGGAAATGCTCGCGATTCCGGGTTTTGTTTCGGCCTCAATTTCTGTGGTGGATAATCAAGACGAGAATAATCGACAGCGATGTGTGCAATATCGGCTGTCTGATCAAGCCGCATTAGATTCTTATATCGACAAGGATGCCGAGCGAATGCGTGCTCAGGGGCTGGAAAAATTTGGCGAGAAAATTTCAGCCCAGCGCCGGGTCTTGACAATTGCACAAGCCGCTACTGCACAAGATATGTGTTGTGCAAATTGTGGCACGCAACTGGAAGGGCGCTTTTGCAGTAGTTGTGGCCAGCGTGAGGAACCCAGAGTTCCTACCATGATGTCGGTTGTTAGGGAGTTCACCAACGCGGCTTTCGGTCTTGAATCCAGGCTATGGCGAACTATTCTGCTACTGATTTTCAAGCCCGGGCGACTAACGGCGGACTATCTGGCCGGTAAGCGGCAAAGCTATACCTCACCATTACGCATTTATTTGCTCTTTAGCATTGTTACTTTTGCCTATTTTGCCTTCGTGGGCAACTCGGTTATCCAGGATCTCAATACATCAACTTCGGGGATGACATTTAATCTTGATGAAAAAGATATAAACATCAGTTCCGGTTTGTTGTCACCCGAGATGGATGAAAAAATCAAACAAAGAACCATTGAGATCTCAAAAGAAATTGAAGAACATGGGTTTGCAGCAATCACCCAGCATATTTTTCAGATATTGCCAACCGCATTGCTGGTTTTCTTGCCTGTTATCGCATTGGTTTTTAAAATTCTCTATCTGGGTAGTGGGAAATATTACGTAGAGCATTTGGTGTATTTATTACATAATCACGCTTTAGTATTTGTGATTATCTTGATCACAGCAGCTGTGTCAAAAGTCAGTTCAAGTTTTGAGATCATGGGTCTGCCAGCGACGATTTTTATCAACTTATTATGGTTTGTATATTTACCCTATTATTTTTATAGGTCGATGCGTTTGGTCTATGCACGCTCACGCTGGATCACCATTGCTTCATTTATATTGATTCAATTTGTGTACCTGGTGATGTTCAGTTTAATGTTACTGATAACCACTATTTATGCCGGATATACTTTTAGTTAA
- a CDS encoding acyl-CoA dehydrogenase — protein DATSLTDSGIVCKGMFKGEEIIGIKLNFSKRYITLAPVATVIGLAFQMRDPDGLLGDIKDYGITAALVPRETPGITIGRRHFPLNVPFQNGPLQGKDVFIPLDYIIGGHEKAGQGWKMLCEQLSVGRCISLPSNATGGAKAAVASSAAYARIRKQFGLPIGKFEGIEEVLARMAAKTYFMDAARKMTAGAIDLGEVPSVPSAILKYHLTETGRLIGIDAMDVHGGKGICMGPKNYLARAYQGTPVAITVEGANIMTRSLIIFGQGAIRCHPYVLKEMHSAANEDQEQGLKDFDTALFGHIGYAISNAVRSFWMGLTYARWTDVPVEGPTKRYFQHLNRFSSAFAFVTDVSMLTLGGKLKFMESTSGRLGDMLSMMYLASATLKHYEDQGRPAEDLPLVEWACRHLLYQNQEQLHAMLRNFPNKWISRLLRFCVFPRGRKYYSPADEWNKDIVSKLMADTPTRRRLTKGIYNTVEPNNPFGLLEEAMQLCIDAEPLLKKIRSAQREGVFTSDGDDRDVYLAAQEAGVLTAEEAEQLLNMDDKVMNIVNVDDFAPHELGTKAQPKPELVQNYDEASAA, from the coding sequence TGCCCCGGTTGCCACGGTGATTGGGCTTGCGTTTCAAATGCGTGACCCGGATGGTTTGTTGGGCGATATAAAAGACTACGGCATTACCGCCGCGCTGGTGCCACGGGAGACGCCTGGAATCACCATCGGGCGCAGACATTTCCCCCTCAATGTGCCATTCCAGAATGGACCATTGCAAGGAAAAGACGTGTTTATTCCACTCGACTACATTATTGGCGGCCATGAAAAAGCCGGACAAGGCTGGAAAATGTTGTGCGAACAACTGTCGGTTGGGCGTTGTATCTCTTTGCCTTCCAACGCCACCGGTGGTGCCAAAGCGGCAGTGGCCTCGTCTGCGGCGTATGCACGTATCCGCAAACAATTCGGACTACCCATTGGCAAATTTGAAGGAATTGAGGAAGTACTGGCACGCATGGCAGCCAAAACCTATTTCATGGATGCGGCGCGCAAAATGACGGCAGGTGCGATCGATCTGGGTGAGGTGCCATCGGTACCCTCAGCCATATTGAAATATCACCTGACCGAAACAGGACGCCTTATTGGAATCGATGCCATGGACGTACACGGAGGTAAAGGTATTTGCATGGGGCCAAAAAATTATCTCGCCCGTGCCTACCAGGGGACGCCAGTCGCAATCACCGTTGAAGGTGCCAATATCATGACCCGCAGCTTGATCATTTTCGGGCAGGGTGCCATTCGATGCCATCCCTATGTGCTCAAAGAAATGCACTCGGCGGCCAACGAAGATCAGGAACAAGGGCTGAAAGATTTTGATACAGCCTTATTCGGGCATATCGGATACGCCATTAGTAATGCGGTGCGTTCTTTCTGGATGGGCTTGACCTATGCGCGGTGGACCGATGTGCCCGTGGAAGGCCCGACCAAACGCTACTTCCAGCATCTCAACCGCTTCAGTTCGGCCTTTGCCTTTGTTACGGATGTGTCGATGTTGACACTGGGTGGCAAGCTCAAATTCATGGAATCCACTTCCGGACGCTTGGGCGATATGTTGTCGATGATGTATTTGGCTTCAGCAACCTTGAAACATTATGAAGACCAGGGTCGACCGGCCGAAGATCTGCCCTTGGTGGAATGGGCTTGCCGTCACCTGTTGTATCAAAATCAAGAACAGTTACACGCCATGTTACGCAATTTCCCGAATAAATGGATCTCACGTTTGTTACGGTTCTGCGTGTTTCCGCGCGGACGCAAATATTATTCCCCGGCCGATGAATGGAACAAAGACATCGTATCCAAACTCATGGCAGACACGCCAACCCGCCGCCGTTTGACCAAGGGAATATATAACACCGTTGAACCGAATAATCCTTTCGGTTTACTGGAAGAAGCCATGCAATTGTGCATTGATGCCGAGCCTTTATTGAAAAAGATCCGCAGCGCACAACGCGAAGGTGTGTTCACTAGTGACGGCGATGATCGCGATGTTTACCTCGCTGCCCAGGAAGCGGGCGTGCTCACAGCGGAAGAGGCCGAACAATTATTGAATATGGATGACAAGGTCATGAATATTGTCAACGTTGACGACTTTGCCCCGCATGAACTTGGCACCAAGGCGCAACCCAAACCCGAGTTAGTGCAAAATTACGACGAGGCGTCAGCGGCTTGA